The following coding sequences are from one Borreliella valaisiana VS116 window:
- the dbpA gene encoding decorin-binding protein DbpA, whose product MTIYNKILIKITLLVSLFIACSLTGKARLESSVKDITNEIDKAIEEAKKDGVELDKITDKKAGGKVAGPKIREAKQRAISLTEKFLKEIEEETIKLKENGGGKDEFLEMYKLMSKVSKAIEGIGVLKMSETASQAAEKTPATTAEGVIGIAKAMKAKLQNIKEKQNKK is encoded by the coding sequence ATGACTATATATAATAAAATTTTAATTAAAATAACTTTACTTGTTAGCCTGTTTATAGCATGTAGCTTAACAGGAAAAGCTAGATTAGAATCATCAGTTAAAGACATTACAAATGAAATAGATAAAGCTATAGAAGAGGCTAAAAAAGACGGCGTAGAATTAGACAAAATAACAGATAAAAAAGCAGGTGGCAAGGTGGCAGGACCTAAAATAAGAGAAGCAAAACAACGCGCCATTTCCTTAACAGAAAAATTCCTAAAAGAAATAGAAGAGGAAACTATTAAGCTTAAAGAGAATGGGGGGGGTAAAGATGAATTTTTAGAAATGTATAAATTAATGTCTAAAGTCTCAAAAGCAATAGAAGGTATTGGGGTGCTAAAGATGTCAGAAACAGCCTCACAGGCAGCTGAAAAAACTCCTGCAACTACAGCTGAAGGGGTGATTGGGATTGCAAAAGCAATGAAAGCAAAATTGCAAAATATTAAAGAAAAACAAAATAAAAAATAA
- the dbpB gene encoding decorin-binding protein DbpB yields MKKFNLTIVALFVALLVACNFGLTGETKIALESSSKDVKNKILQIRKDAGLKGVNFEAFTDRETGSKVSSGGSVIREAKVQAIDATEKFFKTIEEEALKLKENGNSSQFLAMFKIMLEILESLEAIGIKGVKNSASEEAKSNPINTCERLLEAKVKIENKLEDIKKKQKINNEEKKNNKSKK; encoded by the coding sequence ATGAAAAAATTCAATTTAACAATTGTAGCTTTGTTTGTTGCTCTGTTGGTAGCTTGTAATTTTGGACTAACGGGAGAAACAAAGATAGCTCTTGAATCGTCTTCTAAGGATGTAAAAAACAAAATTTTACAAATAAGAAAAGACGCTGGCTTAAAAGGTGTGAATTTTGAAGCTTTTACAGACAGAGAAACCGGTTCTAAAGTATCAAGCGGGGGATCAGTCATAAGAGAAGCAAAAGTACAAGCTATTGATGCAACAGAAAAGTTCTTCAAAACAATAGAAGAAGAAGCTTTAAAGCTTAAAGAAAATGGAAATAGCAGTCAATTCTTGGCTATGTTTAAAATAATGCTTGAAATTTTAGAATCATTAGAAGCTATTGGGATAAAAGGGGTTAAAAACTCTGCTTCAGAGGAAGCTAAAAGTAATCCTATAAACACATGTGAAAGATTGCTTGAAGCCAAGGTAAAAATAGAAAATAAGCTAGAAGACATTAAGAAAAAACAAAAAATTAACAATGAGGAGAAAAAAAATAATAAAAGCAAAAAATAA
- a CDS encoding DUF603 domain-containing protein yields MIFKNRKEEYIFLFKKGLKDLDIAQILGVGESFVAKARNKYFKSNDSVCKKNSSSSNLAVEGISRVPANEDNFDNLVLLATRKACELENAKNDTERLFYEIVCSFIDSHHRYKNLSLKSIKKDALILDLKISKLQSEIDTNKKRGLSGNESLEMELDAKIKKREDLEKELINICMREDYDALVKLKSVLSSKNLKLE; encoded by the coding sequence ATGATATTTAAAAATAGAAAAGAAGAATATATTTTTTTATTTAAAAAAGGTTTAAAAGATTTAGACATTGCTCAAATTTTAGGTGTTGGTGAATCTTTTGTAGCAAAAGCCCGAAACAAATATTTTAAATCCAATGATTCTGTTTGTAAAAAAAACTCTTCTTCTAGTAATTTGGCAGTAGAGGGTATTTCTAGAGTTCCAGCTAATGAGGATAATTTTGACAATTTAGTGCTACTTGCTACAAGAAAGGCTTGTGAGTTAGAAAATGCTAAAAATGATACCGAAAGATTATTTTATGAAATAGTTTGTTCTTTTATTGATTCTCACCATAGATATAAAAATCTTAGTTTGAAATCAATAAAAAAAGATGCATTAATTTTGGATTTAAAAATTAGTAAGCTTCAAAGCGAGATTGACACCAATAAAAAAAGAGGCTTAAGTGGTAATGAAAGCCTTGAAATGGAGCTTGATGCTAAGATTAAAAAGAGAGAAGATCTTGAAAAAGAGCTTATTAATATTTGCATGAGAGAAGATTACGATGCTCTTGTTAAACTTAAATCTGTTTTAAGTAGTAAGAATTTAAAATTGGAGTAA
- a CDS encoding PBSX family phage terminase large subunit, with the protein MKFSRSLIFLNLQKKFKNKFNINILDYIKPKSTNICFKDFENKCLTAKQKEVLFDIESHDYSKVIFSGGIASGKTFLASYLLIKKLIENKSLYERDTNNFIIGNSIGLLMTNTIKQIEKICGFLGIDYQKKKSGESFCKIAGLELNIYGGRNRDAFSKIRGGNSAIIYVNEATVIHKETLLEVIKRLRKGKSIIIFDTNPESPAHYFKTDYIENTDVFKTYNFTTYDNPLNSADFIETQEKLYKHFPAYKARVLYGEWILNESALFNEMIFNQDYEFKSPIMYIDPAFSVGGDNTAICVLERTFEKFYAYIYQDQKPVSDSLMLGSIQVLIENFNVNTVYIEERDSTKGDGILTKTILFLRNKSINYFKVAPIKPLSSKFKRICALIPLFESRKIEFLKIISKNVVADIYSYKGDGKTKDDALDSLANAYLLLTLNYKEKLFHFGKFKYL; encoded by the coding sequence TTGAAATTTTCAAGATCCTTAATATTTCTAAATCTTCAGAAAAAGTTTAAAAATAAATTTAATATCAATATTTTGGATTATATTAAGCCAAAATCAACCAATATTTGTTTTAAAGATTTTGAAAACAAATGTTTGACCGCTAAGCAAAAGGAAGTGCTTTTTGACATAGAAAGCCACGATTATTCAAAAGTAATATTTAGTGGTGGAATTGCAAGTGGTAAGACATTTTTAGCCTCATATTTGCTTATTAAAAAGCTTATTGAAAACAAATCCTTATATGAGAGAGATACTAATAATTTTATTATAGGCAATTCTATTGGCCTGTTAATGACAAATACCATAAAGCAAATAGAAAAAATTTGTGGTTTTTTAGGAATTGATTATCAGAAAAAGAAAAGTGGTGAATCTTTTTGTAAAATAGCAGGACTTGAGCTTAATATCTACGGAGGTAGAAACAGAGATGCTTTTTCTAAGATTCGAGGGGGCAATAGCGCAATAATTTATGTAAATGAAGCAACAGTAATCCACAAAGAAACTTTGCTTGAAGTAATAAAAAGACTTAGAAAAGGAAAATCAATCATTATTTTTGATACAAATCCAGAAAGTCCAGCGCATTATTTTAAAACAGATTATATTGAAAATACAGATGTTTTTAAAACATATAATTTCACAACGTATGACAACCCTTTAAATTCAGCAGATTTTATTGAAACTCAGGAGAAACTTTACAAACATTTTCCTGCATATAAGGCCCGAGTGCTTTACGGCGAGTGGATTTTAAATGAATCTGCATTATTTAATGAAATGATTTTTAATCAAGATTATGAATTTAAAAGCCCAATAATGTACATTGATCCTGCATTCTCAGTAGGTGGAGACAATACAGCTATTTGTGTTTTAGAACGCACTTTTGAGAAGTTTTATGCATATATTTATCAGGACCAAAAACCAGTAAGTGATAGTTTAATGCTTGGTTCTATTCAAGTTTTAATAGAAAATTTCAATGTAAATACTGTTTATATTGAAGAGAGAGATAGTACCAAAGGAGATGGGATTTTAACCAAAACCATTCTTTTTCTAAGAAATAAAAGTATTAATTATTTTAAAGTTGCACCAATAAAACCCTTAAGTAGTAAATTCAAAAGAATATGTGCTCTTATTCCTTTGTTTGAAAGCCGTAAAATAGAATTTTTAAAAATAATCAGTAAAAATGTGGTAGCTGATATTTACAGCTACAAAGGAGACGGTAAAACAAAAGATGATGCACTGGATTCTCTTGCAAATGCTTACCTTCTTTTAACACTAAATTATAAAGAAAAATTATTTCATTTCGGTAAGTTTAAATATTTATGA
- a CDS encoding peptide ABC transporter substrate-binding protein, whose product MIIKKKLFLILAIIVVISCTISKTQEDLIFGVGIGNEPTSLDPQFCSDKLGQLIINELFVGLLRGDPKTGGYRPGLAKSWDISHDNTCYTFYLRDDIYWSDGVKITADTIKSSYIMALESDDKIPNINLLASKIKNAKEFHTTKLHADEVGIRVINEKTLEITLSTPTIYFLDMLTNPIFIPIPIHVVKKFGNKWTSPENMVTSGPFKLKRRTLHEEVSLEKNKNFYDAKNVAINEINFITVNDARRIYSMYEHNEIDAIFNSIPLNLINELILREDFYSADISRVGFFSLNTTVKPLDNVKVREALSLAVDRETLTYRVLDNNFKASRKISPNLNNYNYGKKLKLYNPRKAEKLLAEAGYPDGKKFPTLRIQYNNNDLEKEVAIFIQGQWKKVLNIDVEIEPVAWNTHISNILKGQYEISVRSWQGDYLDPMAYFDIFTTKNSHLSSYGYSNSELDELLVKSELESDEKIRLELLKKIEEIIIEKDYPIIPIYSVVGNYLFKNDKWTGWSTNNSERFALSEIKPLEE is encoded by the coding sequence ATGATAATAAAAAAAAAATTATTTTTGATACTGGCCATCATAGTTGTAATCTCGTGCACAATTTCTAAAACACAAGAGGACCTTATCTTTGGCGTTGGAATTGGAAACGAACCAACATCACTTGATCCACAATTTTGCAGCGACAAATTGGGCCAGTTAATTATAAACGAACTATTTGTTGGACTTTTAAGAGGTGATCCCAAAACGGGTGGATACAGACCAGGTCTTGCAAAAAGCTGGGACATTTCTCACGATAACACTTGCTATACATTCTATTTAAGAGACGACATTTATTGGAGTGACGGCGTTAAAATAACAGCAGACACTATTAAAAGCTCATACATAATGGCCTTAGAAAGTGATGATAAGATACCAAATATTAACCTATTAGCATCAAAAATAAAAAATGCAAAAGAATTCCATACAACAAAATTACATGCAGATGAAGTTGGAATACGGGTAATTAATGAAAAAACTTTAGAAATAACTCTTTCCACTCCAACAATATATTTCCTTGATATGCTTACAAACCCAATATTTATACCTATTCCTATTCACGTTGTTAAAAAGTTTGGAAATAAATGGACAAGTCCAGAAAACATGGTTACAAGCGGGCCTTTTAAACTAAAAAGAAGAACCTTACACGAAGAAGTATCTCTTGAAAAGAATAAAAATTTTTATGATGCCAAAAACGTTGCTATTAATGAGATTAACTTTATTACTGTAAACGATGCCCGCAGAATTTACAGCATGTACGAACACAATGAAATTGATGCTATTTTTAACAGCATACCTTTAAACCTTATTAATGAACTTATTTTAAGAGAAGACTTTTATTCAGCTGACATTAGCCGAGTTGGATTTTTTTCATTAAATACAACTGTCAAACCCCTTGACAACGTAAAAGTAAGAGAAGCATTATCTCTTGCAGTTGACAGAGAAACATTGACCTACAGAGTACTTGATAATAACTTCAAAGCATCAAGAAAAATAAGTCCTAACCTTAACAATTATAATTACGGCAAAAAATTAAAACTATACAACCCGCGAAAAGCAGAAAAACTTTTAGCTGAAGCTGGATATCCGGATGGGAAAAAATTTCCAACTCTTAGAATACAATACAATAACAATGACCTTGAAAAGGAAGTTGCCATTTTTATTCAAGGCCAATGGAAAAAAGTTTTAAATATTGATGTAGAAATTGAACCTGTAGCATGGAATACTCACATATCAAACATTCTAAAAGGACAGTATGAGATCTCAGTAAGGTCCTGGCAAGGAGATTATTTAGATCCCATGGCATACTTTGATATATTTACAACTAAAAACTCACATCTTTCATCTTACGGATATTCAAATTCTGAACTTGATGAACTGCTTGTTAAATCTGAACTTGAATCAGATGAAAAAATAAGATTAGAACTATTAAAAAAGATTGAAGAAATAATTATTGAAAAGGATTATCCAATAATTCCAATATACAGTGTTGTGGGAAACTATCTTTTTAAAAATGATAAATGGACAGGATGGAGCACAAACAATTCAGAAAGATTTGCCCTATCAGAAATAAAACCTTTAGAAGAATAA
- a CDS encoding anti-CBASS protein Acb1 family protein yields MIFKKMINEFKMEIKSKQSQINPIDVYKYSIFFRNYIESSAEDALKNGINLSLLETSCLKEGRESLLGLKVELKEALLEAMISYRFNGAGYILVKPKGEDEDLSKKVNSELPTGFKYLDFQKIINKRESEYIEYLSTSKDLDGVGEKARVVKIDKSRVIIYENYDYVLGSHEPAYTQSLLLNICLLEQIYLEIEKRIRNYNFLFYKDEHLVGLVESLELAKEEISVLANNNKGKIFSTFFKGQESNKSFSALSSASEQLNRELSKIKSTLNNDGIFYTASENARLEVIKYDLEFLKDAFDLVKAKIGADTKEPLTRSFNEQVKGLGSSGKGDKSNYYDYLKGVQESVANACNLKLNKYYRLNMKFNELEVLSYEQRLERDNLLLDVYIKYLDLIKNENLSHKARENLKEQLSLVI; encoded by the coding sequence ATGATATTTAAAAAAATGATTAATGAATTTAAAATGGAAATAAAAAGCAAACAGTCCCAAATTAATCCTATTGATGTTTACAAATATTCAATTTTTTTTAGGAATTACATAGAAAGTTCAGCAGAAGATGCTCTTAAAAATGGAATTAATTTAAGCTTGCTTGAAACTTCTTGTTTAAAAGAAGGCAGAGAATCTCTTTTGGGCTTAAAGGTGGAGTTAAAAGAAGCTCTTCTTGAAGCAATGATAAGCTATAGATTTAATGGAGCAGGCTATATTTTGGTAAAACCCAAAGGAGAAGATGAAGATTTAAGTAAAAAGGTTAACAGTGAACTGCCCACAGGTTTTAAGTATTTAGATTTTCAAAAAATTATTAACAAAAGAGAATCTGAGTACATAGAGTACCTTTCCACCTCAAAAGACTTAGATGGTGTGGGTGAGAAGGCAAGGGTTGTAAAAATAGATAAAAGTAGAGTAATAATTTATGAAAATTATGATTATGTTTTAGGATCACACGAACCTGCTTATACACAAAGTTTGCTTCTTAATATTTGTCTTTTAGAACAAATTTATTTAGAAATAGAAAAGAGAATAAGAAACTATAATTTTTTGTTTTACAAAGACGAGCATTTAGTGGGACTTGTTGAGTCTTTAGAGCTTGCAAAAGAAGAAATTAGCGTTTTAGCAAACAATAATAAAGGCAAAATATTTTCTACTTTTTTTAAAGGTCAAGAGTCAAACAAGAGTTTTTCAGCATTAAGTAGTGCTTCTGAGCAGCTTAACAGAGAACTTAGCAAGATTAAAAGCACGCTAAACAATGATGGAATTTTTTATACAGCATCAGAGAATGCGCGTTTAGAAGTAATAAAATATGATTTAGAGTTTTTAAAAGACGCTTTTGACCTTGTTAAAGCAAAAATTGGTGCTGATACCAAAGAGCCTCTTACTAGAAGTTTTAATGAGCAGGTCAAAGGACTTGGCAGTAGTGGCAAGGGAGACAAAAGCAATTATTACGATTATTTAAAAGGCGTACAAGAATCTGTTGCTAATGCATGCAATCTTAAGCTTAACAAATATTACAGATTAAATATGAAGTTTAATGAACTTGAAGTTTTAAGCTACGAGCAAAGACTTGAGAGAGACAATTTGCTTCTTGATGTTTATATAAAATATTTAGATTTAATTAAAAATGAAAATCTAAGTCATAAGGCAAGAGAAAATTTAAAAGAACAATTAAGTTTAGTTATTTAA
- a CDS encoding DUF1357 family protein yields MEKTSFEGVDYESKSNQEDPKKLSTDNGVSNNALIKEFLEYKNLKSANNDSSNFSHSDLRESVEINKLANDNLSFEYNTENLLSKGYSFKEVVKGQALELIRKYVKATQILAIAGTNNLDEIDSSSRAILIRVAKTNIDQNKNVENSYKIINFQKVKSNQENNLRNKNAFFSTYHDLRKAMFNEWEELKREFYCNKKVLV; encoded by the coding sequence ATGGAAAAAACGTCTTTTGAGGGTGTAGATTACGAGAGTAAAAGCAACCAAGAAGATCCAAAAAAGCTAAGCACAGACAATGGAGTCTCTAATAATGCTTTGATTAAGGAGTTTTTAGAATATAAAAATCTTAAAAGTGCTAATAATGATTCAAGTAATTTTTCTCATAGTGACTTAAGAGAATCTGTTGAGATAAATAAACTTGCAAATGATAATTTAAGTTTTGAGTACAATACAGAAAATCTTTTATCAAAAGGGTATTCTTTTAAAGAGGTGGTAAAAGGCCAAGCTTTAGAGCTTATTAGAAAGTATGTAAAAGCAACTCAAATCTTAGCAATAGCTGGGACTAACAATCTTGATGAGATTGATTCATCTTCTCGCGCAATACTAATACGGGTTGCAAAGACTAATATTGATCAGAACAAGAATGTAGAAAATTCATACAAAATAATAAATTTCCAAAAAGTAAAATCAAATCAGGAAAATAATTTAAGAAACAAAAATGCTTTTTTTAGCACATACCATGATTTAAGAAAAGCAATGTTTAATGAATGGGAAGAGCTTAAGCGTGAATTTTATTGTAATAAAAAAGTATTAGTTTAA
- a CDS encoding DUF228 domain-containing protein — MSESLDFKKEIEKLKASKVELESQLESLKKNQAQKIVLDKLQSVNVNSYPVFESSKFKDGGFYFAQKGVLKSSSADKFENYQAQDFCYKCGVKLIVNGSHLQIARGGGSDLYGVCVDFDDFSRTGTVVPMTCSFECVLIAKDKTIKAEDKLIINSEGFLEKALENATVIHALALGPAEEFKDRRDVYGVRVLFLVKQIRDEI; from the coding sequence ATGAGTGAATCACTTGATTTTAAAAAAGAGATAGAAAAACTAAAAGCATCAAAAGTAGAACTTGAGAGTCAGCTTGAAAGTTTAAAAAAAAATCAAGCTCAAAAAATTGTTTTAGACAAATTACAAAGTGTTAATGTTAACAGTTACCCTGTATTTGAGAGTAGTAAATTCAAAGATGGGGGATTTTATTTTGCTCAAAAAGGTGTTCTTAAAAGCTCTTCAGCGGATAAGTTTGAAAATTATCAAGCTCAAGATTTTTGCTACAAATGTGGGGTCAAGCTTATTGTTAACGGCTCACATTTGCAAATAGCAAGAGGCGGCGGTAGTGATCTTTATGGGGTTTGTGTTGACTTTGATGATTTTTCAAGAACCGGTACAGTTGTACCAATGACTTGTAGTTTTGAATGTGTTTTGATTGCTAAAGACAAAACAATTAAAGCAGAAGATAAACTAATAATAAACAGCGAAGGGTTTTTAGAAAAAGCTTTAGAGAATGCAACAGTTATTCACGCTTTAGCATTAGGACCGGCTGAAGAATTTAAAGACAGAAGAGATGTTTATGGAGTTAGAGTTCTTTTTTTAGTCAAACAAATAAGAGATGAAATTTAA
- a CDS encoding DUF3890 domain-containing protein has protein sequence MNESKIDSNQIQSANLKTLDIKKDAENLESDLKTVYEQILELLMLDAKAFSIKEFLLYLNLLENILILKRIRIKSLNDSTMFVLIYYFIGCELKKRNRLKGFNLNYIKSEKFKEISLEYFPTTLSSNSSCGGDFCKCLDSLIEELRVKDSLIGVAK, from the coding sequence ATGAATGAAAGTAAAATAGATTCGAATCAAATCCAAAGCGCAAATTTAAAAACTTTAGACATTAAAAAAGACGCTGAGAATCTAGAATCAGATTTAAAAACAGTGTACGAGCAAATACTTGAGCTTTTAATGCTTGACGCTAAAGCTTTTAGCATTAAAGAATTTTTGTTATATTTGAATTTACTTGAAAATATTTTAATTCTTAAAAGAATAAGAATTAAAAGTTTAAATGATTCTACAATGTTTGTTCTAATTTATTATTTTATTGGTTGTGAATTAAAAAAACGAAACAGATTGAAAGGTTTTAATTTAAATTACATCAAATCTGAAAAATTTAAAGAGATATCATTAGAATATTTTCCCACAACTTTAAGCAGTAACAGTAGCTGTGGGGGTGATTTTTGTAAATGCTTAGATAGCTTAATAGAAGAATTAAGAGTAAAAGACTCTTTAATAGGGGTAGCTAAATGA